The DNA region TGTCGGAATATTCAGCTCCAGGACCTGCTCTCGCGTCAGCTGTTCGAGTTGCATCACCAGCGCGCGCAGGCTGTTGCCGTGGGCGGCGATGAGGATGGTTTCTCCCTTGAGCACGAAGGGCTTGATGCGGCTGTCGTAGTAGGGGAGCACACGCTCGGCCGTATCTTTCAGGCTTTCCCCGCCGGGCGGCCGCACGTCATAACTCCGTCGCCAGATCTTCACCTGCTCATCGCCGAACTTCTTGGCCGTTTCGGCTTTGTTCAGCCCCTGCAACTCGCCGTACATCCGCTCGTTCAGGGCCTTGTCCTTTTCAATGGGGATAGCCGTCTGTCCGATGGCTTCGAGTACGAGCCGAAGCGTTTCGTTGGCACGAGCCAGCACGGAGGAGAATGCGCGGTCGAACTTGAACTCCGCCAGTTTCTTCCCGGCCGCTTTGGCCTCTTCGATGCCCTTGGGGGAGAGTGGGACATCGACCCACCCGGTGAAGCGGTTTTCCAGATTCCACTGTGATTCGCCGTGACGGATTAGAACTAGTCTGCTCATGGTATCTCGTCTCCTTGTCCGAAGGGGGCTGAATCGACAGGGTACGCGATTGCCCCTTGATCCTGTCAAGGTCTCCGGCTCGTTCGAGCTTGTGGCGGATGCGCCTTGTCGGTTGCATTCAGTGGTGGCAGTCAGTACCATGCCGCCGATTTCTCCTCATGCGTGGAGCATCGCGATGTCGACGGTTTCCCCCACAGACTGGTCTCAGTTGCAACAATGGTGGCAGGCGATGGGGCGTCGTCTGCAGGTCGAAGATCGCGTGGAGGCCTTTTTCCGTCGGGCGTTCGGGGTGAGCCAGGCGTTGGCTGGGGTGGTGCAGGTCGGCGGAGAGGTCGAGTACATTCTTTTCGTGTTGGTGCGGTACTGGATTCCAGTCGTACTGCCGCCGCCAGGCCGGGAACGGGCGTCCAAAGGAGATCCGGACTATTGGCTTGAGTCCGAGCAAATTCTGAAGGCAGCCGCCATCCGGTTGCGGGAACTCAAGCCGCTGATTGAACTGCTGACGGCGACGAATCCCCTGGGTGGTGGGGTGACGGAGCCCACGGTGTCCAGGCCGCCGATCGTGGAGGTTGAGTTGGCCAATATGCTGCAAGGAATTGCGGAGTCCGCCGGCAGTTATGGTGGGCCTGACTACACGTCGGTGATCAAGACCTTCGACCCGGTTCCGTTGCGGCAAACGCAGCCCTTCAAGCACAACAAGAAAAACAGTGCCGAACTGTGGGTGGTGTTCCTCCTGCGCGAACATTTCCGGAGTCTCGGGCTCGGTAAGGACCGGTACTGGCCCTTGGTGGCGGGATTATGCTCAGCGGCCGGCATTGCCAACCCCAGCGGGCAACCCTACGGGCCGGATGAGCTGAAGTCCTGGTGGCAAAAAAATTGGCCGCGCACCTATACGCAACTTGAGCAAACGCAGGCCACGCCTGATCTCAGCGGGGCGGCGTACCAACAGGATTTCGATTGGTTCGCCTCGTGGATCGAGTGGCAGCGTCGACGGCTGGTCGAGGAGGGCTAGCTGGAGGCGCACCGATTCAGGGTGCGAATTACACTTGGGTCAGGCTGGTCGGATGTGGTTTGGCGGGTGCCCCCTTCGGTCCGTCAGGCGGACCGTCCTTCAGCATGGTCACGACCAAGCCGATTTTCAGCACCAGCAGCCCGACTCCGACCCAGACGACGTAGGGCTGTACGCCACCCAATTCTCCCAACATCTGTTGTTTGCTCTCGTCGGCTCCGGCCCGCTGCCCTTTGATCTTGGCGAGTTGTTCCTTCGCGTGCCAGAAGTAGATGTAGTTGGCGCTGGCTCCCGCAATGATCCGCCAGACGATGTCGGCCGAGAGATCTTGCGTGATGTAGAACGCCATGGCGGGTCCGATGGCATAGATGAGCGCGTAGCCGTACATTTTCCGGTACAGGAACCAGAGAAACGGCTCGAAGACGAAGGCCGGCCAGTGCCAGGTCAGCGCGAATTGTGGACCGGAGGGGCCCGAAAACTTCTTGAACGTTTCGAGGTAGCGATCGGCGTTCGGGCCGATGAAGGCTTTCCACAGTTCCGTGTCCGTCAGGGGGCCGCTAGGCTGCTCCGGTTCAAGGACGGTCTCTCGGGGTTCGACGGTGAACGCTCCCCCGCATTGGTGACAAAAGCGGGCGTCGTCCCGGTTTTCTTGTCGGCACTGTGCGCAGGATTTCATACCGCCACCTTATCCCATCCGCCGTCTCTTCCCGTCAAGGGACACCTCCCGTGGAACGCCTCTGTCCAAACCGACGACCGCCGCGCCAGGAGCCGCGACAGGCGGTGGTTCGGTTGCTTTCACCTGGTTCGTATGATAGCTTCGCCGACTCACGATGGGAGAGGTGTGCCATGCCGACGGGCGAGTTGCGTCTCAATGCCGATCAGTACCTGATGAATACCTATACGCGCCAGCCGATTTCGATCGTGCGCGGGCGCGGGACGAAGGTCTATGACCTGGAGGGCCGGGAGTATATCGATTTCGTGGCCGGCATTGCGGTCAATGTGCTCGGGCATGGACATCCGGATCTCGTGTTGGCCATCCAAAAGCAGGCGCAGCACCTGATTCATACCTCGAACCTCTATTATACCGAGCCGCAAGTACGCCTGGCGCAGATGCTGGTGGAGCATTCGTTCGCGCAAAAGGTCTTTTTCTGCAACAGCGGCGCGGAAGCGAACGAAGCGGCCATCAAGCTGGCCCGCAAGTACTCCTACGACAAATACGGCGCTGATCGGTATGAGATCGTCACGATGACGAGTTCCTTTCACGGCCGCACGCTCGCCACGCTGACAGCCACAGGCCAGGACAAGGTCCACAAGGGATTTGCTCCGTTGATGCCGGGCTTTTCCTATGTGCCCTTCAATGATCTGCCGGCGGTCGAACGGGCCATCACACCCAAGACGGCTGCGGTCATGTTGGAACCGATTCAGGCTGAGGGCGGAGTCCATGTCGCCGATCGCGGCTATATGCAAGGCCTGCGGGAATTGTGTCGTGAACGGGACGTGCTGCTGATTTTCGACGAGGTGCAAACCGGCATCGGACGGACCGGGACCCTCTTCGGGTATGAACAGTTCGGGATGCAGCCCGACATCATGACGCTGGCCAAGGGGCTCGGCGGCGGCGTGCCGATCGGCGCCTGCCTGGCCACCGACAGTGTCGCTCGCGCCTTTGGCCCGGGAACGCATGCCTCGACATTCGGTGGCAACCCGCTGGCCTGTGCCGCGGCGCTGGCGGTGCTCCGCGTATTGTTGGAAGGGAAGATTCTCGATCAGGGGCGTCGGATGGGCGAGTGCCTGGCCAAGGGGCTGGCCACCTTGAAAGAGCGGCATCGCTGCGTCAAAGAGGTGCGGGGGCTCGGCTTGCTGCAAGGTATGGAGTTGGAGATTGACGGAAAAGCCGTCGTCGCCGACTGTCTGACGCGCGGGCTGCTGATCAACTGCGTCGGCGATCGGGTCTTGCGCTTCGTGCCCTCGCTCATCATCACAGAGCGCGAAATTGATCGTCTGCTGGCCGCGCTGTCACAGATTTTTAGTCAACGAACCACCTCAACCCATTAAGCGAGTAGGGGCGCGTATGTCGCGGCGTCCTCGTCGGTCGACTACCCGGGCTGGTCTCGGGAAAGATTTTCTGGATTTGCTTTCGATCCCTGCGGAAGAGCTGAAGGGATTATTGCGGCTCGCTGCGCAGCTGAAAGCGAAGCAACGTCGCGGCGTCCCTCATCCCCTCTTGCCTGGGCGTATGTTGGGCCTGCTGTTCCAGAAGCCGTCGACCCGGACCCGTGTCTCGTTCGAGGCCGGAATGAATCAACTCGGCGGCCAAGCCATGGTGCTGCCGATGGGCGACATTCAGTTGTCCCGCGGGGAAACAGTGGCGGATACGGCGCATGTGTTGTCGCGCTACCTGGATGCCATCGTCCTGCGGACCTTCGACCACGCCATCGCCGAGGAGTGGGCACGGGAGGCCAGCATTCCGATCATCAACGGCCTCACCGATCTGAATCATCCCTGCCAGGCCTTGTCCGACTTGCTGACCATTCAGGAAAGAAAACGGCGCTTGAAGGGTATCAAGATCGCGTATGTCGGTGACGGCAACAATGTGACGAATTCGCTCATTGAGGCTGCGGCCAAGACCGGCATGACGATTGCCGTGGGCTGTCCGCCTGGGTATCAGCCGGATCGACGCATCGTGGATTTGGCTCGAGTCGAGGCGCAGCAGACCGGTGCCACAATCGAAATCGGCGCCGACCCCTGCGTCGCGGTGAAAGACGCCGATGTGGTCTACACCGATGTCTGGATCAGTATGGGGCAGGAGCGAGAGCAAGCCAAGCGGCTGAAGATCCTGGCACCGTACCAGCTCAATGCGCGATTGCTGAAGTACGCGAAGCCGGATGCCTTGGTGATGCATTGCCTGCCAGCGCATCGTGGTGAAGAAATCAGTGCTGAGGTGTTGGATGGGCCGCAGTCTGTCGTGTTCGATCAGGCGGAGAACCGATTGCACATGCAGAAAGCGATTCTGGTCAGGCTCCTCGGAAAGAAATCGCAGACACGTCGTCAGTAAAAAGGAGTGGTATGAGCCGGTCATCGTACAAACAAGTCGTCTTGGCCTATTCGGGCGGGCTGGACACCTCGGTCATTTTGAAGTGGCTGGAAGAGGTGTACGGCTGCGAGGTGGTGGCATTTTGCGCGGATCTCGGACAGGGCGAAGATCTCAAGGCCATCAAGAAAAAAGCGCAGTCCCTGGGCGTCAGGAAAGTCTACGTCGAAGACCTCCGCGATGTGTTTGTGAAGGACCACGTGTTCCCCATGTTGCGTGGCAACGCGCTGTATGAAGGCAGTTACTTGCTGGGGACTTCGATCGCCAGGCCCTTGATCGCACGTCGCCAAATCGAGATCGCCGCCAAGGAAGGGGCCGAGGCGGTGTGTCACGGCGCGACCGGGAAAGGCAACGACCAGGTACGGTTCGAATTGACCTACATGGCGCTGCACCCGCAGATCAAGATTATTGCGCCCTGGCGGGAGTGGTCCATGCGTTCGCGCCGGGAGTTGATCGAATATGCGGAGAAGCATGGCATTCCGGTGACGGCAACGAAAGCGAAGCCCTACAGCATGGACATGAACTTGTTTCACACGAGTTACGAGGGCGGCATTCTTGAAGATCCATGGCAAGCGCCGCCGGAAGAGATTTTCGTCATGTCGGTGTCGCCTGAGCGGGCCCCGGCCAAGGCGCGGGAAGTGGAGATCGACTATGTCGCCGGTGACCCGGTCGCAGTGGATGGAAAAAAGATGAAGCCGGCTGCCTTGCTGGCCCATCTCAATACTCTGGGTGGCGAGCACGGAGTTGGCCGGGTCGATCTGGTGGAAAACCGCTACGTGGGCATGAAGTCTCGCGGCGTGTATGAGACGCCGGGTGGTACGATTCTGCATGCGGCGCATCGCGGCCTGGAGTCTCTAACGATGGACCGGGAAGTGCTGCACTTGCGGGACAGCTTGATCCCACGCTATGCGGAACTCATTTACTACGGATATTGGTACGCGCCTGAACGTGAAATGCTGCAGGTGGCGCTGGATGAAGCCCAAAAGGATGTCACCGGGACTGTGCGGGTGAAGCTCTACAAGGGGAACTGCACGGTGGTCGGACGGAAGTCTCCGCGTTCCTTGTATCGCCTGGACATGGCGACCTTCGAAGAAGACGACGTGTATCGGCAAAAAGACGCGGAAGGGTTCATTCGTCTGAACGCGTTGCGATTGGCCATTCGCGCGCAGCGTCAGAAGAGGGCGAGCCGGTAATGGCGAAATCTAAGTCTGCCGGCTCTCGGGTGCGCAAGTCCGCTCGCCCACCGTCACGCTCGGCGCGAGCGTTGCCCAAAGGCAAGGCCTGGGGTGGCCGGTTCGCCGAACAAACCGACCGGCTTGTGGAGCAGTTCACCACGTCATTGGCTTATGATCGACGCCTCTACCCCTACGACATTCAGGGGAGCATCGCACACTGCCGGACGCTTGAACGGGCAGGGGTGTTGACGGCACGGGAGTCCGCACAGCTTGTGCGCGGGCTGCAACTTGTCAAAGTGGAATTGGATGGCGGACGATTCCCCTTCTCTCCCCAAGACGAAGACATTCATATGGCGATCGAGCGTCGGCTGACCGAGCTGATCGGGCCGCTTGGGGGAAAGCTCCATACGGGGCGAAGCCGCAACGATCAGGTCGCCTTGGACTTGCGCCTCTTCTTACGCGATGTCTTGTCGCGCGTCATGGGACAGGTTCACGAGTTCCGGCGAGTGCTGGTGGGGCAGGCGCGGGCGCATGTCGATGTGGTAATGCCGGGGTATACGCATTTGCAGCGAGCGCAGCCCGTCTTGATGGCGCATCACTTCCTGGCTTATGCCGAAATGCTCGACCGGGATGGGGGGCGACTGCGTGATTGTCGGACCAGGTTGAATGTCATGCCGCTGGGATCCGGCGCACTTGCCGGCTCGAACTATCCCGTTGACCGTCGATACACGGCCTCGCTATTGGAATTTCCCTCGGTGACGCAAAATAGTCTCGACGCCGTCTCGGATCGCGATGCGGTCGTTGAGGTGCTCGGTGCATTCTCTGTGATCATGATGCACCTGTCGCGGTTGAGTGAGGAGTTGATTCTCTGGGCGTCGCAGGAGTTTCGGTATGTGGATTTGCCGGATACGTTCTGCACTGGGAGCAGCATGATGCCGCAAAAGAAGAATCCCGATGTGCCGGAGCTGGTGCGCGGCAAGACGGGGCGAGTGTACGGCCATCTCATGGGGACGCTGACACTGCTCAAGGGGTTGCCCCTCAGCTACAATCG from Nitrospira sp. includes:
- a CDS encoding 2,3-bisphosphoglycerate-dependent phosphoglycerate mutase, with translation MSRLVLIRHGESQWNLENRFTGWVDVPLSPKGIEEAKAAGKKLAEFKFDRAFSSVLARANETLRLVLEAIGQTAIPIEKDKALNERMYGELQGLNKAETAKKFGDEQVKIWRRSYDVRPPGGESLKDTAERVLPYYDSRIKPFVLKGETILIAAHGNSLRALVMQLEQLTREQVLELNIPTGAPLLYELDTSGKVLSHRYL
- a CDS encoding DUF2628 domain-containing protein; this encodes MKSCAQCRQENRDDARFCHQCGGAFTVEPRETVLEPEQPSGPLTDTELWKAFIGPNADRYLETFKKFSGPSGPQFALTWHWPAFVFEPFLWFLYRKMYGYALIYAIGPAMAFYITQDLSADIVWRIIAGASANYIYFWHAKEQLAKIKGQRAGADESKQQMLGELGGVQPYVVWVGVGLLVLKIGLVVTMLKDGPPDGPKGAPAKPHPTSLTQV
- a CDS encoding acetylornithine transaminase, with translation MPTGELRLNADQYLMNTYTRQPISIVRGRGTKVYDLEGREYIDFVAGIAVNVLGHGHPDLVLAIQKQAQHLIHTSNLYYTEPQVRLAQMLVEHSFAQKVFFCNSGAEANEAAIKLARKYSYDKYGADRYEIVTMTSSFHGRTLATLTATGQDKVHKGFAPLMPGFSYVPFNDLPAVERAITPKTAAVMLEPIQAEGGVHVADRGYMQGLRELCRERDVLLIFDEVQTGIGRTGTLFGYEQFGMQPDIMTLAKGLGGGVPIGACLATDSVARAFGPGTHASTFGGNPLACAAALAVLRVLLEGKILDQGRRMGECLAKGLATLKERHRCVKEVRGLGLLQGMELEIDGKAVVADCLTRGLLINCVGDRVLRFVPSLIITEREIDRLLAALSQIFSQRTTSTH
- the argF gene encoding ornithine carbamoyltransferase, giving the protein MSRRPRRSTTRAGLGKDFLDLLSIPAEELKGLLRLAAQLKAKQRRGVPHPLLPGRMLGLLFQKPSTRTRVSFEAGMNQLGGQAMVLPMGDIQLSRGETVADTAHVLSRYLDAIVLRTFDHAIAEEWAREASIPIINGLTDLNHPCQALSDLLTIQERKRRLKGIKIAYVGDGNNVTNSLIEAAAKTGMTIAVGCPPGYQPDRRIVDLARVEAQQTGATIEIGADPCVAVKDADVVYTDVWISMGQEREQAKRLKILAPYQLNARLLKYAKPDALVMHCLPAHRGEEISAEVLDGPQSVVFDQAENRLHMQKAILVRLLGKKSQTRRQ
- a CDS encoding argininosuccinate synthase, translated to MSRSSYKQVVLAYSGGLDTSVILKWLEEVYGCEVVAFCADLGQGEDLKAIKKKAQSLGVRKVYVEDLRDVFVKDHVFPMLRGNALYEGSYLLGTSIARPLIARRQIEIAAKEGAEAVCHGATGKGNDQVRFELTYMALHPQIKIIAPWREWSMRSRRELIEYAEKHGIPVTATKAKPYSMDMNLFHTSYEGGILEDPWQAPPEEIFVMSVSPERAPAKAREVEIDYVAGDPVAVDGKKMKPAALLAHLNTLGGEHGVGRVDLVENRYVGMKSRGVYETPGGTILHAAHRGLESLTMDREVLHLRDSLIPRYAELIYYGYWYAPEREMLQVALDEAQKDVTGTVRVKLYKGNCTVVGRKSPRSLYRLDMATFEEDDVYRQKDAEGFIRLNALRLAIRAQRQKRASR
- the argH gene encoding argininosuccinate lyase, with protein sequence MAKSKSAGSRVRKSARPPSRSARALPKGKAWGGRFAEQTDRLVEQFTTSLAYDRRLYPYDIQGSIAHCRTLERAGVLTARESAQLVRGLQLVKVELDGGRFPFSPQDEDIHMAIERRLTELIGPLGGKLHTGRSRNDQVALDLRLFLRDVLSRVMGQVHEFRRVLVGQARAHVDVVMPGYTHLQRAQPVLMAHHFLAYAEMLDRDGGRLRDCRTRLNVMPLGSGALAGSNYPVDRRYTASLLEFPSVTQNSLDAVSDRDAVVEVLGAFSVIMMHLSRLSEELILWASQEFRYVDLPDTFCTGSSMMPQKKNPDVPELVRGKTGRVYGHLMGTLTLLKGLPLSYNRDLQEDKEALFDAVDTTEQSLMLCTELMRRLVVNTKVLAEAAEGGGMLATELADYLVTKGVPFREAHSITGQIVRFSLEQQRPLQQLTVQDLQGFSPRFGKDVLHCLTVRGAIDRKDQIGGTARRRVEARIKELEKALKG